A single Mus pahari unplaced genomic scaffold, PAHARI_EIJ_v1.1 scaffold_7073_U1_1, whole genome shotgun sequence DNA region contains:
- the LOC110314838 gene encoding zinc finger protein 431-like produces MLETYWNLSAIGYIWEDHTIEEHFQSSRRYERHERCHTEEQPSEFIQRGKKALVFQSHNQRHKRIHTGEKPFECNQCGKVFVENRQLQVHKRTHTGKKPYECHQCGKAFASHSGLTYHKRTHNT; encoded by the exons atgctggagacctaTTGGAATCTCTCTGCTATAG GCTACATTTGGGAAGATCATACTATTGAAGAACACTTTCAAAGTTCTAGAAGATATGAAAG GCATGAAAGATGTCATACTGAAGAGCAACCCTCTGAGTTTATTCAACGTGGGAAGAAAGCCCTTGTATTTCAGAGTCATAACCAAAGAC ATAAAagaatccatacaggagagaaaccttttgAATGCAACCAATGTGGTAAAGTCTTTGTAGAAAACCGTCAGCTTcaagtacataaaagaacacatactggaaagaaaccctatgaatgtcatcaatgtggcaaagcctttgcaaGTCATTCTGGTCTCAcatatcataaaagaacacataacaCTTAG